In Silene latifolia isolate original U9 population chromosome X, ASM4854445v1, whole genome shotgun sequence, the following proteins share a genomic window:
- the LOC141618417 gene encoding uncharacterized protein LOC141618417, which yields MEYTPTTNSSWIWRRICKVKEEMAAGYTDGKWVVQQDGYTPAGCYDWFKGSRPCVNWYKAIWNGWAIPKHQFLGWLIAHEALNMVARLTSFRLDIEDKCYLCGVDEETTGHLFFECTYSKKVIKELNRQTRWDYPMRNMVYWCVQRTGTKAQRGVQTAMMLSALYQVWKQRNKSKNEAVLVRPECVAKMIMDEMRSRVRGKERATLTQAQRDWLIKMRLLE from the coding sequence ATGGAGTACACCCCTACCACGAATTCCAGCTGGATTTGGAGGAGAATCTGCAAGGTTAAAGAGGAAATGGCTGCTGGATATACAGATGGTAAATGGGTGGTACAGCAAGATGGTTATACACCAGCTGGGTGTTATGACTGGTTTAAGGGAAGCAGGCCTTGTGTCAACTGGTATAAAGCAATCTGGAATGGATGGGCTATACCTAAGCATCAATTCTTGGGGTGGCTTATTGCTCATGAAGCTCTGAACATGGTTGCTAGACTGACCAGTTTTAGACTGGATATAGAGGACAAATGCTACTTATGTGGGGTGGATGAAGAAACTACGGGTCATTTATTTTTTGAATGCACGTATAGCAAAAAGGTCATCAAAGAATTGAACAGGCAAACAAGGTGGGATTATCCCATGAGGAATATGGTTTACTGGTGTGTGCAGAGGACGGGAACAAAGGCACAAAGAGGGGTGCAGACAGCTATGATGTTGAGTGCACTTTACCAGGTCTGGAAACAGAGAAATAAAAGTAAGAATGAAGCTGTTTTGGTACGGCCTGAATGTGTGGCAAAGATGATTATGGATGAGATGAGATCACGAGTTCGAGGCAAGGAAAGAGCAACTTTGACACAGGCTCAGAGAGACTGGCTTATAAAAATGCGTCTATTAGAATGA